The following coding sequences are from one Coffea arabica cultivar ET-39 chromosome 11e, Coffea Arabica ET-39 HiFi, whole genome shotgun sequence window:
- the LOC113719551 gene encoding homoserine kinase-like: protein MASSSSLCCRFLCQPNTNSSSSNLSPSFAPKPPSASLSFSRCSTRALPSSNSATSLIVDEPDPVFSSVKSFAPATVANLGPGFDFLGCAVDGVGDFVTLRVDSDVRPGHVSISDISGSPGASKLTKNPLFNCAGIAAIAVMKMLRVRSVGLSLSLDKGLPLGSGLGSSAASAAAAAVAVNELFGAPLSVSDLVLAGLESESKVSGYHADNVAPAIMGGFVLIRSYDPLELIQLKFPGNAELFFVLVNPEFEAPTKKMRAALPPEITMSHHIWNSSQAGALVASVLQGDLRGLGKALSSDKIVEPRRAPLIPGMESVKAAALEAGAFGCTISGAGPTAVAVTDNEEKGREIGERMVEAFMKAGDLKAVAMVKRLDRVGARLVHSTP from the coding sequence AtggcttcttcttcctccctgTGTTGTCGTTTTCTTTGTCAGCCCAACACCAACTCCTCCTCTTCAAATCTCTCTCCTTCCTTCGCTCCAAAGCCGCCTTCTGCATCTCTGTCTTTCAGCAGATGTTCGACCAGAGCTCTTCCGTCCTCTAACTCCGCTACCTCTCTCATCGTTGATGAGCCCGACCCTGTTTTCTCCTCCGTCAAATCATTCGCCCCCGCCACCGTCGCTAACCTCGGCCCCGGCTTCGACTTTCTCGGCTGTGCTGTCGACGGCGTTGGTGACTTCGTCACCCTCCGCGTAGACTCCGATGTCCGTCCCGGCCACGTTTCCATTTCCGACATCTCCGGCTCCCCAGGTGCCAGCAAGCTCACCAAAAATCCTCTCTTTAATTGCGCCGGCATCGCTGCCATTGCTGTCATGAAGATGCTCCGTGTTCGCTCTGTTggactctctctctccctcgACAAGGGCTTGCCTCTAGGTAGTGGCCTCGGCTCCAGCGCCGCCAGTGCTGCTGCAGCTGCAGTTGCCGTAAACGAGTTGTTCGGAGCCCCATTATCGGTTTCGGACCTCGTGTTGGCCGGACTGGAATCTGAGTCCAAGGTATCTGGTTACCACGCGGATAATGTGGCCCCGGCGATCATGGGGGGCTTCGTCTTGATTCGCAGCTACGATCCCCTGGAACTCATCCAGCTCAAGTTCCCGGGAAATGCCGAATTGTTTTTTGTGCTGGTGAACCCGGAATTTGAAGCTCCGACGAAGAAGATGAGGGCGGCATTGCCACCGGAGATAACCATGTCTCACCACATCTGGAATTCCAGTCAGGCTGGCGCACTGGTAGCGTCAGTCTTGCAGGGAGACTTGAGGGGTTTAGGGAAGGCTTTGTCATCCGATAAAATAGTGGAGCCGAGGAGGGCACCCCTGATACCGGGAATGGAATCTGTCAAGGCCGCAGCACTTGAGGCAGGAGCATTTGGCTGCACCATCAGTGGAGCTGGTCCCACTGCTGTTGCGGTGACAGATAACGAGGAAAAAGGCAGAGAGATTGGAGAGAGAATGGTGGAAGCATTTATGAAGGCAGGTGATTTGAAGGCTGTGGCAATGGTAAAGAGGCTTGACCGTGTGGGCGCTAGGCTTGTTCACAGCACGCCATGA